The following coding sequences lie in one Peribacillus frigoritolerans genomic window:
- the polA gene encoding DNA polymerase I, translated as MDKKLVLIDGNSIAYRAFFALPLLNNDKGVHTNSVYGFTMMLNRILEEEKPTHILVAFDAGKTTFRHASFKEYKGGRQKTPPELSEQFPFIRELLDCFQIKRYELENYEADDIIGTLSLQAEKDGFEVKVISGDKDLTQLSSPSTTVSITKKGITEIEEYTPKHIHEKYGLSPLQIIDLKGLMGDASDNIPGIPGVGEKTALKLLHQFETVENLLQSIEEVSGQKLKEKIEEHKDLALLSKELATITREAPLEVSVNETEYTGMDQDRVISFYKELGFSTLLDKLDVTESAPLEQEKIEVHSAEMTEGMFADESALYVEILEDNYHRADIIGIAISNEQGHFYFHGDDALSSGAFKSWAEDETKKKTVFDAKRTVVALRHRGVEIKGIDFDVFLASYILDPAESVDEVAEITKTQGAIRLETDDVFYGKGAKRKIPEEAELREHIARKAKAILSLKEPMIDKLQEFEQFHLFTELELPLSIILANMEWQGIKVDIGRLKNMGQEIAIRLRNIEARIFDLAGEAFNINSPKQLGAILFEKLELPVMKKTKTGYSTSADVLEKLESKHDIVKEILLYRQLGKLQSTYIEGLLKVVNGKTDKVHTRFNQALTQTGRLSSTDPNLQNIPIRLEEGRKIRQAFIPSEKNWIIFAADYSQIELRVLAHIANDSGLVEAFQAGMDIHTKTAMDVFHVSAEEVTSNMRRHAKAVNFGIVYGISDYGLSQSLGITRKEAGEFIEKYLRSFPGVQEYMEESIHEARQKGYSTTLMQRRRYIPEITSRNFNIRSFAERTAMNTPIQGSAADIIKLAMINMNKRLKSEGLKTRMLLQVHDELIFETPPEELEILKVIVPEEMENAIELNVPLKVDYAFGPTWFDAK; from the coding sequence TTGGATAAAAAGCTAGTACTCATAGATGGAAACAGCATTGCATACCGTGCGTTTTTTGCGCTTCCGCTCTTGAATAATGATAAGGGTGTCCATACGAATTCCGTGTACGGATTCACCATGATGCTCAACCGCATTCTTGAAGAAGAAAAGCCAACGCACATACTTGTGGCATTCGATGCGGGTAAAACGACATTCAGACATGCATCATTTAAAGAATATAAGGGGGGGCGCCAAAAAACGCCGCCAGAATTATCGGAGCAATTCCCTTTCATTCGCGAGCTGCTTGATTGTTTTCAAATAAAAAGGTATGAACTGGAGAACTACGAAGCCGATGATATTATCGGTACGCTGTCTTTACAAGCGGAAAAAGATGGTTTTGAAGTGAAGGTCATTTCCGGTGATAAGGATTTAACACAATTATCCTCCCCTAGTACGACGGTTTCCATCACGAAAAAGGGGATTACTGAAATTGAGGAATACACTCCAAAGCATATACATGAAAAATATGGTCTATCCCCTTTGCAAATCATAGATTTAAAAGGGCTGATGGGAGATGCCTCCGATAATATCCCCGGTATTCCGGGTGTTGGTGAAAAGACTGCCCTTAAATTATTGCATCAATTTGAAACGGTTGAAAACCTTCTGCAGTCGATTGAAGAGGTTAGCGGACAGAAATTGAAAGAGAAAATAGAAGAACATAAAGACCTAGCCTTATTAAGCAAAGAGCTGGCTACAATAACGAGGGAAGCGCCGCTTGAAGTTTCCGTAAACGAGACCGAGTATACTGGCATGGATCAGGATCGAGTCATCTCATTCTATAAGGAGCTTGGCTTTTCGACTTTGCTCGATAAATTGGATGTAACGGAAAGTGCGCCGCTTGAACAGGAAAAGATTGAGGTTCACTCGGCTGAAATGACAGAAGGGATGTTTGCCGATGAAAGTGCTTTGTATGTTGAAATTTTAGAAGATAATTATCATCGTGCCGATATAATAGGGATCGCCATCAGTAATGAACAAGGTCATTTTTACTTCCATGGAGATGATGCTCTGAGTTCCGGTGCCTTTAAATCCTGGGCAGAGGATGAAACAAAAAAGAAAACGGTTTTCGATGCGAAGCGTACGGTTGTGGCACTTCGCCATCGAGGAGTCGAAATAAAAGGCATCGATTTTGATGTATTTTTGGCATCCTATATCCTGGATCCGGCAGAGTCAGTGGACGAAGTGGCAGAAATCACGAAAACTCAAGGTGCTATCCGCCTTGAAACGGATGACGTTTTTTATGGAAAAGGTGCAAAACGCAAAATACCTGAGGAAGCGGAATTGAGGGAGCATATCGCCAGAAAAGCGAAGGCGATTCTGTCCCTGAAAGAACCGATGATTGATAAGCTGCAAGAGTTCGAGCAATTTCACCTATTTACGGAACTGGAGCTACCACTATCGATCATCCTGGCCAATATGGAATGGCAGGGAATCAAGGTGGATATAGGTCGACTGAAAAACATGGGACAGGAAATAGCCATTCGCTTAAGAAACATCGAGGCACGAATTTTTGATTTGGCTGGAGAGGCGTTCAATATCAATTCACCTAAACAGCTTGGGGCCATCCTGTTTGAAAAGTTGGAGCTTCCTGTCATGAAGAAAACTAAAACAGGTTATTCGACGTCAGCCGATGTGTTGGAAAAACTGGAGAGCAAGCATGATATCGTTAAGGAGATACTATTGTATCGCCAGCTTGGTAAGTTGCAATCCACTTATATTGAAGGGTTGCTTAAGGTGGTCAATGGTAAAACGGACAAGGTGCACACCCGGTTCAACCAAGCATTGACCCAGACCGGCCGTTTAAGCTCAACAGATCCCAATCTGCAGAATATCCCGATCAGACTGGAAGAAGGAAGGAAAATCAGGCAGGCCTTCATTCCTTCCGAAAAGAATTGGATCATTTTTGCTGCCGACTACTCCCAGATCGAGCTGCGCGTTCTGGCGCATATCGCCAATGACAGCGGATTGGTGGAAGCATTCCAGGCCGGGATGGACATCCATACAAAGACAGCCATGGATGTGTTCCATGTATCGGCAGAGGAAGTCACTTCGAACATGAGGCGCCATGCCAAAGCGGTCAACTTCGGAATCGTTTATGGTATAAGTGATTACGGACTATCGCAAAGTCTTGGCATTACGAGAAAAGAAGCTGGAGAGTTCATCGAGAAGTATTTAAGAAGCTTTCCTGGTGTTCAGGAATATATGGAAGAAAGCATACATGAGGCCCGTCAAAAAGGGTATAGCACGACTCTGATGCAAAGGAGGCGCTATATACCTGAGATAACAAGCAGGAATTTCAACATAAGGAGCTTTGCCGAACGGACAGCAATGAACACGCCGATTCAGGGCAGCGCCGCGGATATCATCAAGCTTGCCATGATAAACATGAATAAGCGCCTGAAAAGTGAAGGGCTTAAAACGAGAATGCTTCTTCAGGTGCATGATGAATTGATTTTTGAAACCCCTCCTGAGGAACTGGAAATCCTTAAAGTGATCGTTCCGGAGGAAATGGAAAATGCCATTGAATTGAACGTGCCCCTTAAAGTGGATTATGCTTTCGGGCCAACATGGTTTGATGCCAAATAA
- the hflC gene encoding protease modulator HflC, which yields MSGKIIDFSELKKGNFHWRGYVRFGIFLIIIIALLLIIFTNVYIVKEGEYKVVRQFGEVVRIDKTPGLKAKVPFIQSVVTLPKYQMTSDVSEAEINTKDKKRMLIDNYAVWRIEDPKKLITNARTLENAETKMEEFIYSAVRSELGQLNYDEIINDEKSSRGSLNDRITEKVNDLLQKDSYGISLTDVRIKRTDLPAENEASVFKRMISERESKAQEYLSKGDAKKNRIIADTDRKVKELLSTAEADAEVIRAEGEGEAAKIYNKSFSKDPEFYKLYRTLESYKKTIGDQTVIVLPSDSPYASLLMGNTK from the coding sequence ATGAGTGGAAAAATAATAGATTTCTCTGAACTCAAAAAAGGGAATTTTCATTGGAGGGGCTATGTGAGATTCGGCATTTTCCTGATTATTATCATCGCGCTACTGCTAATCATCTTCACCAATGTCTATATCGTCAAAGAGGGAGAATACAAGGTCGTCCGCCAATTCGGTGAGGTGGTAAGGATCGATAAGACCCCGGGATTGAAGGCGAAGGTGCCATTCATTCAGAGTGTCGTGACCTTGCCGAAGTATCAAATGACTTCCGATGTTTCAGAAGCGGAAATCAATACGAAAGATAAAAAGCGGATGCTGATCGACAACTATGCCGTTTGGAGAATAGAAGATCCGAAGAAATTGATTACAAATGCAAGGACACTTGAGAATGCCGAAACGAAAATGGAAGAGTTCATCTATTCGGCAGTTCGTTCAGAGCTGGGCCAGCTGAATTATGATGAGATCATCAATGATGAGAAGTCATCCAGGGGAAGTTTAAACGACCGCATAACCGAAAAAGTCAACGATCTGCTGCAAAAGGACAGTTATGGCATCAGCCTGACGGATGTCCGGATTAAGCGTACTGACCTGCCTGCCGAAAACGAAGCATCCGTCTTCAAGAGGATGATTTCCGAGCGGGAATCGAAAGCGCAAGAATACCTATCAAAAGGTGATGCGAAGAAAAATCGTATCATCGCGGATACCGATCGGAAAGTGAAAGAATTGCTCTCTACTGCAGAGGCTGATGCAGAAGTGATCAGGGCTGAAGGAGAAGGGGAAGCAGCGAAAATCTATAATAAGTCGTTTTCCAAAGACCCCGAATTTTATAAACTATACCGGACTCTTGAATCCTACAAAAAAACGATCGGAGATCAAACGGTCATCGTTCTTCCTTCGGATTCCCCTTATGCCAGCTTGTTAATGGGAAATACTAAATAA
- the hflK gene encoding FtsH protease activity modulator HflK: MVSLKRIYTITGLVFLILILGVVAISTWYTVDESDQAVIMTFGKVEETITEPGLHFKLPWPIQSVEKLSKETFSLKFGYKEEDGEVTDYPSETKMITGDENIVLADLVVQWKITDPPKYLYNAEDPEKILYDTTSAALRSIIGSTKIDDALTSGKAQIEADVRDLLSQLMEKYDVGISISAVKLQDVELPNEEVRKAFTNVTDARETANTKINEADKYENKRMNEAEGEKDALISQANGDKAARTEAARGDVAVFEKLLSEYKGNKGITKDRLIIETLEEVLPNAEIYIMNDDGNTMKYLPLRSLEKEETKKTPAPDEAAIPEEETKKGNASEEKATGEGGSKQ, translated from the coding sequence ATCGTTAGCTTAAAAAGGATATATACAATCACAGGACTTGTCTTTCTTATTTTAATTTTAGGTGTAGTTGCGATATCGACCTGGTACACGGTTGATGAATCTGATCAAGCTGTCATAATGACGTTTGGTAAAGTGGAGGAGACGATAACGGAACCAGGACTTCACTTTAAACTGCCTTGGCCCATTCAATCGGTCGAGAAATTATCCAAAGAAACATTCAGTCTTAAATTTGGATATAAGGAAGAGGATGGAGAGGTGACGGATTACCCGAGTGAGACCAAAATGATTACGGGTGATGAAAATATTGTGCTGGCCGACCTAGTGGTTCAGTGGAAAATCACCGACCCTCCAAAATATCTATACAATGCAGAAGATCCAGAAAAAATATTATACGATACGACTTCAGCTGCATTACGGAGCATAATCGGCAGCACGAAAATCGATGATGCCCTTACATCTGGTAAAGCGCAAATCGAAGCGGATGTACGCGATTTATTGTCACAGCTAATGGAGAAATATGATGTCGGAATTTCCATATCTGCGGTTAAACTCCAGGACGTGGAGTTACCTAATGAAGAAGTGCGGAAAGCATTTACCAATGTAACGGATGCCCGGGAAACGGCGAATACGAAAATCAACGAAGCGGATAAATATGAAAATAAGCGTATGAATGAAGCGGAAGGGGAAAAAGATGCCCTCATTTCACAGGCTAATGGAGATAAAGCTGCCCGTACGGAAGCTGCCCGCGGGGATGTAGCGGTCTTTGAAAAATTACTCAGTGAGTATAAGGGCAATAAGGGGATTACGAAGGACCGCCTTATTATTGAGACCCTTGAGGAAGTATTGCCGAATGCAGAGATTTATATTATGAATGATGACGGAAACACAATGAAGTACTTGCCGCTTCGCTCACTTGAAAAGGAGGAAACGAAAAAAACTCCTGCCCCTGATGAAGCCGCTATACCTGAAGAAGAAACGAAAAAAGGGAATGCATCGGAAGAAAAAGCGACAGGGGAAGGGGGCTCTAAACAATGA
- the pnpS gene encoding two-component system histidine kinase PnpS, producing the protein MTTYRKKLLYTLITLVMVVLMAVGFLLGHLFKSYYIKTFNERIQNETFFISTYIQEHGGIESFLEKGKTAKLTPLLDSNLTILSTSGEILYDSTSSNEILKSHANVLRKITLEKGLKHGEGYEVVEGESDLHYYWKTVEKDGEIEGFVVHSNEIEAIHQVNKQMWQILIICLGVALIIILMLASKITSYYTRPIEEATMAAIELAKGNYGTRTFGRHSDETGMLTTSLNILARNLQETEVAREMNQDRLEALVENIGSGVLLIDSKGYTTLINREFKKSFHVNAATFLFQEYYSVIKDQEVIAIIEEIFRTEKTIKRQVKIPLAIERKHFEIYGAPIIGNHDEWKGILLIFHDITELKRLEQMRKDFVANVSHELRTPITSIKGFSETLLDGALKDEKTLKHFLSIILKESDRLQELIQELLNLSKMEQQEFVLNAGVVDITKVLGEIQEMLIGKLKEKEVSLEIKTSPEPVFIEGESDRIKQVFINLITNALTYTPNGGRVTVDIIENEQTVDITVQDSGIGIEEKELPRIFERFYRIDKARSRDSGGTGIGLAIVKHIIEVHKGKINVESTPGTGTTFTVTLNKSLKGKM; encoded by the coding sequence ATGACGACCTATCGTAAAAAGCTCTTATATACCCTCATCACATTGGTGATGGTCGTCCTGATGGCCGTGGGCTTTTTATTAGGACACTTGTTCAAAAGTTATTATATTAAAACGTTCAATGAGCGTATACAGAACGAAACATTTTTCATTTCTACATATATTCAGGAGCATGGGGGAATCGAGTCCTTTTTGGAAAAAGGGAAAACGGCAAAATTGACACCCCTTTTAGATTCGAATTTAACCATTCTCTCTACGAGTGGGGAAATATTATACGATTCGACATCATCCAATGAAATACTTAAAAGCCATGCCAATGTCCTTCGCAAAATAACTTTGGAAAAAGGGCTTAAGCATGGGGAAGGGTATGAAGTGGTCGAAGGGGAATCGGACCTCCATTATTATTGGAAGACGGTTGAAAAGGACGGCGAGATTGAAGGCTTTGTCGTCCATAGCAATGAAATAGAGGCCATCCATCAAGTGAATAAACAAATGTGGCAAATATTGATCATTTGTTTAGGGGTTGCCTTGATCATCATTCTCATGCTTGCGAGTAAAATCACTTCATATTATACCCGTCCGATCGAAGAGGCGACGATGGCAGCCATCGAACTGGCAAAAGGGAATTATGGAACCCGGACATTCGGGCGGCATTCCGATGAAACGGGAATGCTGACAACTTCCTTGAACATATTGGCGAGGAACCTTCAGGAAACAGAGGTAGCAAGGGAAATGAATCAGGATCGTTTGGAAGCACTTGTTGAAAATATCGGTAGCGGGGTCTTGCTGATAGACAGTAAAGGATATACGACCTTAATCAACCGGGAATTCAAGAAAAGCTTCCATGTGAACGCCGCTACGTTTTTGTTTCAGGAATATTATTCGGTCATTAAAGATCAGGAAGTGATAGCCATCATCGAAGAGATCTTTCGAACGGAAAAAACGATAAAACGACAGGTGAAGATACCGCTTGCCATAGAACGAAAGCATTTTGAGATTTACGGGGCGCCCATTATCGGGAATCATGATGAATGGAAGGGGATCCTCCTCATTTTCCATGATATCACCGAATTGAAAAGGCTCGAGCAGATGCGGAAGGATTTCGTGGCTAATGTGTCCCATGAATTGAGGACTCCGATCACCTCCATTAAAGGCTTTTCTGAAACATTGTTAGATGGCGCCTTAAAAGACGAAAAGACCCTAAAGCACTTTTTATCGATTATCCTGAAAGAAAGTGACCGGCTGCAAGAACTCATTCAGGAGCTTCTGAATTTATCCAAAATGGAGCAACAGGAATTCGTTTTAAACGCAGGGGTCGTGGATATTACGAAAGTACTTGGCGAAATACAAGAGATGCTTATAGGCAAGCTGAAGGAAAAAGAAGTATCCCTTGAAATTAAAACATCACCGGAACCAGTATTCATTGAAGGGGAATCTGACAGGATCAAACAGGTTTTCATCAATTTGATTACGAACGCATTGACCTATACACCAAATGGCGGCAGGGTCACCGTTGACATCATTGAAAATGAACAGACCGTCGATATTACAGTTCAAGACAGCGGGATCGGCATCGAAGAAAAAGAACTGCCAAGGATCTTTGAACGGTTTTACCGGATCGATAAGGCGAGGAGCCGAGATTCAGGAGGAACGGGCATTGGACTGGCAATAGTCAAGCATATAATAGAAGTCCATAAAGGTAAAATCAACGTGGAAAGCACACCTGGAACCGGGACGACTTTTACAGTCACCTTAAATAAAAGCTTAAAAGGGAAAATGTAG
- a CDS encoding response regulator transcription factor, with amino-acid sequence MSKKILVVDDEQSIVTLLQYNLEQSGYTVITALDGEQGLEAAVDIRPDLVVLDLMLPKMDGLEVCKQLRQQKINIPILMLTAKDDEFDKVLGLELGADDYLTKPFSPREVVARIKAILRRSQLQSNGSESSQDQEDGLLKLGELKVFPERYEAFFDEQQLELTPKEFELLLYLAKNKGRVLTRDQLLSAVWNYDFAGDSRIVDVHISHLREKIEKDTKKPLYIKTIRGLGYKLEEPKKE; translated from the coding sequence ATGTCAAAGAAAATTCTCGTAGTGGATGATGAGCAATCAATAGTTACCTTACTTCAGTACAATTTAGAACAATCAGGCTATACGGTTATCACAGCTTTGGATGGAGAACAAGGGCTGGAGGCTGCCGTGGATATACGCCCCGATTTAGTGGTATTGGATTTGATGCTGCCTAAAATGGACGGGCTTGAAGTATGCAAGCAGCTTCGCCAGCAAAAAATCAATATACCGATCTTGATGCTGACAGCTAAGGACGATGAATTTGACAAGGTGCTGGGACTGGAACTAGGGGCGGATGATTACTTGACCAAGCCATTTAGCCCCAGGGAGGTAGTGGCACGGATTAAAGCCATTTTAAGAAGATCGCAGTTGCAATCGAACGGAAGTGAGTCAAGTCAGGATCAGGAAGATGGTCTCTTGAAATTAGGGGAATTGAAAGTGTTCCCGGAACGATACGAAGCATTCTTTGATGAACAGCAATTAGAATTGACTCCAAAGGAATTTGAATTACTTTTATACTTGGCGAAGAATAAAGGAAGAGTGCTGACCAGAGATCAACTGCTCAGTGCGGTATGGAATTATGATTTCGCGGGAGACTCACGGATCGTCGATGTCCATATTAGCCATCTTCGTGAAAAAATAGAGAAAGATACAAAAAAACCTCTCTATATTAAAACGATAAGGGGCTTGGGGTATAAGCTTGAGGAGCCTAAAAAAGAATGA